A region from the Brachyspira hampsonii genome encodes:
- a CDS encoding sensor histidine kinase — protein MIKNIFYKSLLILILSSALMFIGILFTVQYNNIVYSQVMIVNIIEMLEKEIDLYDVQTEDAFRKFVLQSDKEELRISIISTNGVVIADTMTDTSKNPMGNHTNRSDVIAALHSIENKPAFSINTSISQKTPYMYVSKKIKADDKRDYILRVSIPIESVNKYLISFLFTAVMVIGVVIIVMALVLPLMSRNIMIPFYMIKETLDNIYNNKSTTPKNLTGYNDINAILYDINELAVSLNENITGYQTEREKLNYVLENIAQGIIAVNKNKEIFFINQYALDLLEISDSNIKKLNEIIKDDYVIEKIDNAIEFSRFSKFDVKEHTMDIEISIIPIRNNENISALIKFEDVTDIRKVEIEKQDFFINASHELKTPLTSIIGYSELLIATGGGKNQADFIKRINNEALRMKDLVIDMLTLSRIEANWKETIDEEIDIKDIVLDVFESNRIKAEQRNIDVQLDVESAVIMANKEKITEVVNNLVDNAIKYTDDDGKVKIYLKKNSDKAIFSVKDTGCGIAPQYLNRVFERFFRVKNNKYLKVHGTGLGLTIVKNICNYYNADIHIKSEENVGTEMTVVFNLYKEEYVKKIEKK, from the coding sequence ATGATTAAGAATATATTTTATAAATCATTACTCATTTTGATATTGTCAAGTGCTTTAATGTTTATAGGTATACTGTTTACTGTGCAGTATAATAATATTGTATACAGTCAGGTTATGATAGTAAATATTATTGAGATGCTTGAAAAAGAAATTGATTTATATGATGTACAAACTGAAGATGCTTTTAGAAAATTTGTACTGCAGTCAGATAAAGAAGAGTTAAGGATCAGCATAATATCTACAAATGGGGTTGTAATAGCTGATACTATGACTGATACCTCTAAGAATCCTATGGGTAATCATACTAATAGAAGCGATGTTATAGCAGCATTGCACAGTATAGAAAATAAGCCGGCTTTTTCTATTAATACTTCTATTAGTCAGAAAACTCCTTATATGTATGTATCCAAAAAAATTAAAGCTGATGACAAAAGAGATTATATACTTAGGGTTTCTATTCCTATAGAGTCAGTCAATAAATATTTAATAAGCTTTTTATTTACAGCGGTTATGGTTATAGGGGTAGTTATTATAGTTATGGCTTTGGTGCTTCCTTTAATGAGCCGTAATATTATGATTCCTTTCTATATGATAAAAGAAACACTGGATAATATCTACAATAATAAATCAACAACACCCAAGAATTTAACGGGATATAATGATATAAATGCTATTCTTTATGATATAAATGAATTAGCTGTGAGTTTGAATGAAAATATTACAGGGTATCAGACAGAGAGAGAAAAACTTAATTATGTACTTGAGAATATAGCACAGGGTATTATCGCCGTTAATAAAAATAAAGAAATATTTTTCATTAATCAATATGCTTTAGATTTGCTTGAAATTTCTGATAGTAATATAAAAAAACTTAATGAGATTATAAAAGATGATTATGTAATAGAAAAAATAGACAATGCCATAGAGTTCAGCAGATTTTCAAAATTTGATGTCAAAGAACATACTATGGATATAGAAATAAGTATTATCCCTATAAGAAATAATGAAAATATATCGGCGTTAATAAAATTTGAAGATGTTACGGATATAAGAAAGGTTGAGATAGAAAAGCAGGATTTCTTTATCAATGCTTCTCATGAATTAAAAACACCGCTTACTTCTATAATAGGATATTCTGAACTTCTTATTGCTACAGGCGGAGGAAAGAATCAGGCTGATTTTATTAAAAGGATTAATAATGAAGCTTTAAGAATGAAAGACCTTGTTATTGATATGCTTACATTAAGCAGGATAGAAGCTAATTGGAAAGAAACTATTGATGAAGAAATAGATATTAAAGATATTGTTCTTGATGTGTTTGAAAGCAATAGAATAAAAGCTGAACAGAGAAATATAGATGTACAATTAGATGTGGAATCAGCTGTTATAATGGCTAATAAAGAAAAAATTACTGAAGTTGTTAATAATTTAGTTGATAATGCTATAAAATATACTGATGATGACGGTAAAGTAAAGATATATCTAAAGAAGAATTCTGATAAAGCTATATTTTCAGTGAAGGATACAGGCTGCGGTATAGCTCCGCAATATTTAAATAGAGTTTTTGAGAGGTTTTTCAGAGTTAAAAACAATAAATATTTGAAAGTTCATGGTACAGGTCTTGGACTTACAATAGTAAAAAATATATGCAATTATTACAATGCTGACATACATATTAAAAGTGAAGAGAATGTAGGTACAGAGATGACGGTTGTATTTAATTTATACAAAGAAGAATATGTTAAAAAAATTGAAAAAAAATGA
- a CDS encoding metal-dependent transcriptional regulator, with amino-acid sequence MKQEITPILENYLETIYNLEVEKNFKEAIRITDIADLVGRSKASVNTAIKTLSKLGHIKHEHYGDIELTESGRAIGKDIAERHAIFYYFLTKVLNVDEKIADEEACLIEHAMSKDTVHKFKEFLCGYCKKENIFNKN; translated from the coding sequence ATGAAACAAGAAATAACACCTATATTAGAAAATTATTTAGAAACTATCTACAATCTTGAAGTAGAAAAAAATTTTAAGGAAGCAATCAGAATAACAGATATAGCTGATTTAGTAGGACGCTCTAAAGCTAGTGTTAATACTGCTATTAAAACTTTGTCAAAATTAGGACATATAAAACATGAGCATTACGGAGATATAGAACTTACAGAAAGCGGCAGAGCTATAGGAAAAGATATTGCTGAAAGACATGCCATATTCTACTACTTCCTTACAAAAGTATTAAATGTAGATGAAAAAATAGCTGATGAAGAAGCATGCTTAATAGAACATGCTATGAGCAAAGATACTGTACATAAGTTTAAAGAGTTTCTTTGCGGATACTGCAAAAAAGAGAATATCTTTAATAAAAATTAA
- the ruvA gene encoding Holliday junction branch migration protein RuvA encodes MFAFIEGKVQIISEGVIALLCNGVGYEIIVSKKLDVKNDDNIRLYTKLIHREDAMILYGFLTREEKNMFTTLMSASGVGPKLAMEVLSTYSINDLMHILFNKDINLLKKVSGMGVKKAEKLLFELRDKIEKIDINISSSVISNDNESDVIKALISLGFSNNEAVKALSAIENKDNMTTEDLISNALRNLSTL; translated from the coding sequence ATGTTTGCTTTTATAGAAGGTAAAGTTCAAATAATATCTGAAGGTGTCATTGCTCTTCTTTGTAATGGTGTGGGCTATGAGATTATAGTATCAAAAAAATTAGATGTAAAAAATGATGATAATATAAGGCTTTATACCAAACTCATACACAGAGAAGATGCTATGATACTTTATGGTTTTTTGACTAGAGAAGAAAAAAATATGTTCACTACTCTTATGTCTGCTTCAGGAGTAGGTCCCAAATTGGCTATGGAAGTTCTTTCTACTTATTCCATAAATGATTTGATGCATATACTTTTTAATAAGGATATAAATTTACTTAAAAAAGTATCAGGTATGGGAGTTAAGAAGGCTGAAAAACTTTTATTTGAGCTTAGGGATAAAATAGAAAAAATAGATATAAATATTTCATCATCTGTTATTAGTAATGATAATGAAAGCGATGTTATAAAGGCTTTGATATCATTAGGTTTTTCAAATAATGAAGCTGTTAAGGCTTTGTCTGCAATAGAAAATAAAGATAATATGACTACAGAAGATTTGATAAGCAATGCTTTAAGGAATCTCAGCACTTTATAA
- a CDS encoding heavy-metal-associated domain-containing protein: MKNITIKIKGMGCQNCVKAVTEELSALDGISKVNVSLENACAEVEYDEAKVSTDKMFEAIKELEYEPSL; this comes from the coding sequence ATGAAAAATATTACTATAAAAATAAAAGGTATGGGATGCCAAAATTGTGTTAAGGCAGTTACAGAAGAATTAAGTGCTTTAGACGGTATAAGCAAAGTTAATGTAAGTTTAGAAAATGCTTGTGCTGAGGTGGAATATGATGAGGCTAAAGTAAGCACTGATAAAATGTTTGAAGCTATAAAAGAATTGGAATACGAACCTAGTTTATAA
- the lysA gene encoding diaminopimelate decarboxylase gives MIAYKNNILMCENIDIRDIAEVYGTPFYIYSKNDILSKIRFLKEVFLPLNDALIVYAVKAENNLSILKIMAEEGIGADVVSIGETLKYIKAGGKAENIVFSGVAKTEEEIRKSIELNIKRFNIESIPEAVRINNIAKELKKRVKCSIRVNPNVDAHTHEKITTGVTGNKFGISIKTIKENSELLKSLDNIEIESLSMHIGSQMIDSDPFYKAISVMKDLIGEVNSIGFNITDVDIGGGYGVRYNRANSGFDFDKFKSKSISLLKEMNLRVTTEPGRYFVAESGALIMKVEYIKEELGRKYVILNGGMNDYVRAAMYDAYNEIYPLVKKDNISNYDFVGPICESSDFFAYDRKCSVLEQGDYVALLDAGAYGFSMSSNYNSRLLVPQVMIDDKKHYIIRKRQTFDDMIKDEII, from the coding sequence AAAAATAATATATTGATGTGCGAAAATATTGATATTAGGGATATTGCTGAAGTTTATGGTACTCCTTTTTATATTTATTCAAAGAATGATATTTTAAGTAAAATAAGGTTTTTAAAGGAAGTATTTTTACCTTTAAATGATGCTTTGATAGTTTATGCTGTTAAGGCAGAAAATAATTTATCTATATTAAAAATTATGGCTGAAGAGGGTATAGGTGCTGATGTTGTATCTATAGGAGAGACTTTGAAATATATAAAGGCTGGAGGAAAGGCTGAGAATATAGTATTTTCTGGAGTTGCCAAAACAGAGGAAGAGATAAGAAAATCAATAGAGCTTAATATAAAACGTTTTAATATAGAATCCATTCCTGAAGCTGTAAGAATTAATAATATAGCTAAGGAGCTTAAAAAAAGAGTGAAATGTTCTATAAGAGTTAATCCTAATGTTGATGCTCATACTCATGAGAAGATTACTACAGGAGTTACCGGAAATAAATTTGGCATAAGTATAAAAACTATAAAAGAGAATTCTGAATTATTAAAATCTTTGGATAATATAGAAATAGAATCATTATCAATGCATATAGGCTCACAAATGATAGATTCCGATCCTTTTTACAAAGCAATTTCAGTAATGAAAGATTTAATAGGCGAAGTTAATAGTATAGGATTTAATATTACAGATGTTGATATAGGCGGAGGATACGGAGTAAGATATAATAGGGCTAATTCAGGATTTGATTTTGATAAATTTAAATCTAAAAGCATTAGTTTATTGAAAGAAATGAATTTAAGAGTTACAACAGAGCCGGGAAGGTATTTTGTGGCAGAATCAGGTGCTTTAATAATGAAAGTTGAATATATTAAAGAAGAACTTGGAAGAAAATATGTTATATTAAACGGCGGTATGAATGATTATGTAAGGGCAGCTATGTATGATGCTTATAATGAAATATATCCTTTAGTTAAAAAAGATAATATTTCAAATTATGACTTCGTAGGTCCTATATGCGAAAGTTCAGATTTTTTTGCTTATGATAGGAAATGCAGTGTTTTAGAGCAGGGTGATTATGTGGCTTTACTTGATGCCGGAGCTTATGGGTTTAGTATGTCAAGCAATTATAATTCAAGACTTCTTGTACCTCAGGTTATGATTGATGATAAAAAACATTATATCATAAGAAAAAGACAGACTTTTGATGATATGATAAAAGATGAAATAATATAA
- a CDS encoding segregation and condensation protein A yields MEENINETKQENNNNINTNASAKEETESSKPDYKEFTVSLSSIDYEGPLSILFDMLKRSEKSIYEVSILEIIDQFVEYLKAQAALNLDSTGDFLVVASEFHLYKSKMLLPHDMDDDKFTDRLKFEIVEQMLEFQRYKMVSEELDKMQDTSDSLFERKDTERVKFFKTVNADDNEIAWKDITLYDLVYAFTKVQFVPETDLAVLSGMSNFHIDNAIDMIRIKLSETAFFPFITLFKDGVTKRQLVTFFLAMLELVKEKEILLKQEMKFREIYVFKRDERFISKENSDSEEENNNSKEAPNNKESAKEVTGNTENNS; encoded by the coding sequence ATGGAAGAGAATATAAACGAAACAAAGCAAGAAAATAATAATAATATAAACACAAATGCTTCAGCCAAAGAAGAAACAGAAAGCAGTAAGCCGGATTATAAAGAGTTTACAGTTTCATTATCTAGTATAGATTATGAAGGACCTTTATCTATACTTTTTGATATGCTTAAAAGAAGCGAGAAAAGTATATATGAGGTGTCTATACTTGAAATTATAGATCAGTTTGTAGAATATTTGAAAGCTCAGGCTGCTTTAAATTTGGATTCTACGGGGGACTTTTTGGTTGTTGCTTCAGAGTTTCATCTTTATAAATCAAAAATGCTTCTTCCTCATGATATGGACGATGATAAGTTTACAGACAGACTTAAATTTGAAATAGTTGAGCAGATGCTGGAATTTCAAAGATATAAAATGGTTTCAGAAGAACTTGATAAAATGCAAGATACATCGGATTCTTTATTTGAAAGGAAAGATACTGAAAGAGTGAAATTCTTTAAAACTGTGAATGCTGATGACAATGAAATAGCTTGGAAGGATATTACACTTTATGATTTAGTTTATGCATTCACAAAGGTGCAGTTTGTACCGGAAACAGATTTAGCTGTTCTTTCCGGTATGTCTAATTTCCATATAGATAATGCTATTGATATGATAAGAATAAAATTATCTGAAACGGCATTTTTTCCTTTCATTACTTTATTTAAAGACGGAGTTACTAAAAGGCAGCTTGTTACATTCTTTTTGGCTATGCTTGAACTTGTTAAAGAAAAAGAAATTCTTCTTAAGCAAGAGATGAAGTTCAGAGAGATTTATGTATTTAAAAGAGATGAGCGTTTTATATCTAAAGAAAATAGCGATAGTGAAGAAGAAAATAATAATTCCAAAGAAGCCCCTAATAATAAAGAAAGTGCAAAAGAAGTTACTGGAAATACTGAAAATAATTCT
- a CDS encoding response regulator transcription factor, which produces MNKELIYSVEDDDNIRDLIKYTVEEAGYTIECFSNGNDMLEALKKQTPNLVLLDIMLPDIEGTEILKIIRTDYAHLPIKVIMLTAKTSEINIVTGLNLGADDYMPKPFSVLELLARIKANLRKKDVRLDAEELTFGGIKLIVKKRNVFVGERQVILTQKEFDLLKLLMENANNVVDRETMLEEVWGVDHTMETRTIDMHIKSIRQKLDLTKENIITIRGMGYKLTDVQ; this is translated from the coding sequence ATGAATAAAGAACTTATTTACTCAGTAGAAGATGATGATAATATCAGAGATCTTATTAAGTATACTGTTGAAGAAGCAGGATATACTATAGAATGCTTTTCTAACGGTAATGATATGCTTGAGGCATTAAAAAAACAAACTCCTAATTTGGTATTGCTTGATATAATGCTTCCTGACATAGAGGGTACAGAAATATTAAAAATTATTAGAACGGATTATGCCCATCTCCCTATTAAAGTAATAATGCTTACCGCTAAAACTAGCGAAATAAACATTGTTACAGGTTTAAATTTGGGTGCTGATGATTATATGCCTAAACCTTTTTCTGTACTTGAGCTTCTTGCAAGAATTAAGGCAAATTTAAGAAAAAAAGATGTAAGATTAGATGCCGAAGAACTTACTTTTGGTGGTATAAAACTTATTGTTAAGAAGAGAAATGTTTTTGTAGGAGAGAGGCAGGTTATTTTAACACAGAAAGAATTTGATTTACTTAAGCTATTAATGGAAAATGCTAATAATGTAGTTGATAGAGAAACTATGCTTGAAGAAGTATGGGGCGTTGATCACACTATGGAAACAAGGACTATTGATATGCATATAAAATCAATAAGGCAAAAACTTGATTTAACTAAAGAAAACATTATAACCATTAGAGGTATGGGATATAAATTAACAGATGTACAATAA
- a CDS encoding Gfo/Idh/MocA family protein gives MKKINIGFVGAGHIAEKMAQTISKIKEAQSYAVSARDIKRSKAFAKKYGFKKFYGSYEEMLKDENVDLVYIATPHSHHYEHIKLCLENNKHVICEKAFTVNVKQAREVLILAKKKKLLLAEAIWTRYMPSRQIINDTIKSGIIGKVTSLTANLGYVINKVPRLIEPELAGGALLDVGVYTINFALMVFGNKIKKIDSSCIKTKKGVDEQNAITLTFEDDKMAILNSTMSALTNREGVINGDKGYIVVKNINNPESITVYSLDRKAVKTIKVPKQITGYEYQIISCINAINNKKLECPEMPHEDILRVMNIMDTLRRSWKIKYPFEK, from the coding sequence ATGAAAAAAATCAATATAGGTTTTGTAGGAGCAGGACATATTGCTGAAAAAATGGCTCAAACTATTTCAAAAATTAAAGAAGCACAATCTTATGCGGTAAGTGCAAGAGATATAAAAAGAAGCAAGGCTTTTGCCAAAAAATACGGATTTAAGAAATTTTACGGATCTTATGAGGAAATGCTAAAAGATGAAAATGTAGATTTGGTATATATAGCTACTCCGCATTCTCATCATTATGAACATATAAAATTATGCTTGGAAAATAATAAACATGTTATATGCGAAAAGGCTTTTACTGTTAATGTGAAACAGGCAAGAGAAGTTTTAATACTTGCTAAAAAGAAAAAACTTTTACTTGCTGAAGCTATTTGGACTAGATATATGCCTAGCAGACAAATAATCAATGATACTATAAAAAGCGGAATTATAGGGAAAGTAACTTCATTAACTGCGAATCTAGGTTATGTTATAAATAAAGTACCTAGATTAATAGAGCCTGAACTTGCAGGAGGTGCTTTGCTTGATGTAGGTGTTTATACTATCAATTTTGCTTTGATGGTATTTGGCAATAAAATAAAAAAAATAGATTCTTCATGCATAAAAACTAAAAAAGGAGTAGATGAGCAAAACGCTATTACATTAACTTTTGAAGATGATAAAATGGCTATACTAAACTCTACAATGTCAGCATTAACTAACAGAGAAGGTGTTATTAATGGAGATAAAGGATATATCGTTGTAAAAAATATAAATAATCCTGAAAGCATAACAGTTTATTCTCTTGATAGAAAAGCTGTAAAAACTATTAAAGTTCCTAAACAAATAACAGGCTATGAATACCAAATAATTTCCTGTATCAATGCTATTAATAATAAAAAATTAGAATGCCCGGAAATGCCTCATGAAGATATTTTAAGAGTAATGAATATAATGGATACTTTGAGAAGAAGCTGGAAAATAAAATACCCTTTTGAAAAATAA
- a CDS encoding GNAT family N-acetyltransferase, producing MDITIKKAGLEDVFDISKLHAICWKDTYKNIIPASYLKRIYLDDWCEEFEDGINNKTREAHLAYIDGKPIAVISHGKSRCSMEGYGEIISLYVHPIYQGSGIGKLLLEQAVKYMKDSGYTNICLCVFDKNEEAKKFYEKNGFKDSGTKNTLKIDDEDIEESVYVYDIN from the coding sequence ATGGATATAACTATAAAAAAAGCAGGATTAGAAGATGTTTTTGATATAAGCAAACTTCATGCTATATGCTGGAAAGATACTTATAAAAATATCATACCTGCATCATATCTTAAAAGAATATATTTAGATGATTGGTGCGAGGAGTTTGAGGACGGTATTAATAATAAGACAAGAGAGGCACATTTAGCATATATTGATGGAAAGCCTATAGCGGTTATATCTCATGGGAAAAGCAGATGCAGTATGGAAGGATATGGAGAAATAATATCATTATATGTTCACCCTATATATCAAGGCTCTGGAATAGGGAAATTATTATTAGAGCAGGCGGTAAAATATATGAAAGATTCCGGATATACTAATATATGTCTTTGCGTTTTTGATAAAAATGAAGAAGCTAAAAAATTTTATGAGAAAAACGGATTTAAAGATTCCGGTACAAAAAATACTTTAAAAATAGATGATGAAGATATAGAAGAAAGCGTATATGTTTATGATATTAATTAA